In Leptodactylus fuscus isolate aLepFus1 chromosome 2, aLepFus1.hap2, whole genome shotgun sequence, one genomic interval encodes:
- the PM20D1 gene encoding N-fatty-acyl-amino acid synthase/hydrolase PM20D1 gives MSRARWRGAGGALLGLLLFGVGILVAVLLLRTYTLPSSQLIWQGPELAQTELTPEERLQLKKAIVGAIRIPTVSVSEEELNNTALAEIGEYIKKVFPRVFSSSIVKHEVVAEYSHLFLVQGSDPSLKPYMLLAHLDVVPAPPEGWDVPPFSGEERDGYIYGRGALDDKSCVIGVLQALELLLKKGHRPKRSFYIGLGHDEEVSGHRGAMKIVEKLQSRGVKLLFVLDEGLAVLDGVIQGIKRPVALIGASEKGSITLNLTVNQPPGHSSMPPAETSIGILAAAVSRLERNPMPNMFGEGPEASMFEQLAGEFAFPLNVMMANLWLFAPIISRVLEQTPSSNAIVRTTTAITIFNAGVKSNVIPRMARATVNFRLHPGQTVEEVLDIVRNTISDERVEISVLNSFDPLPISPYDESNFGYQTLQRTIHSVFSAAPVAPGVCIGNTDSRHFVNLTDSIYRFSPFQLKPEDLSRIHGLNERISLEALERLTLFYYQLIQNADSDKVPVAHRATHEL, from the exons ATGTCTAGAGCTCGCtggagaggggcagggggtgCCCTGCTTGGCCTGCTGCTGTTTGGAGTGGGTATATTGGTGGCAGTGCTGCTCCTAAGAACATACACACTGCCGAGCAGTCAGCTTATCTGGCAAGGACCGGAGCTGGCACAGACCGAGCTCACACCTGAGGAGAGACTGCAGCTGAAGAAGGCGATAGTCG GTGCTATTCGCATTCCGACCGTTTCCGTCTCTGAAGAGGAGCTGAATAACACAGCTCTGGCCGAGATTGGAGAATACATTAAAAAAG TTTTTCCAAGAGTGTTCTCCTCAAGTATTGTTAAACATGAAGTAGTAGCAGAATACAGCCACCTTTTTCTGGTACAAGGCTCAGACCCAAGTCTAAAGCCATACATGCTCCTCGCTCACTTGGACGTTGTGCCAGCCCCTCCTGAAGGTTGGGATGTCCCACCTTTCTCTGGAGAAGAACGTGACGGTTACATATATGGAAGAGGAGCCCTAGATGACAAAAGCTGTGTGATA GGAGTTCTTCAAGCTCTTGAATTACTGCTAAAAAAAGGACACAGACCCAAACGGTCATTCTACATTGGACTAGGACATGATGAGGAG GTTTCTGGACACAGAGGAGCCATGAAAATTGTGGAGAAACTACAGTCTCGTGGCGTGAAGTTGTTGTTTGTGTTAGATGAAGGGTTAGCAGTCTTGGATGGGGTCATTCAAGGAATAAAGAGGCCTGTGGCTCT GATTGGTGCATCTGAGAAAGGATCCATTACCTTGAATTTGACTGTAAACCAACCTCCCGGGCATTCATCAATGCCTCCTGCTGAGACTAGCATAGGGATTCTTGCAGCAGCGGTATCCAG GTTGGAGAGAAATCCAATGCCAAACATGTTTGGTGAAGGTCCAGAGGCTTCCATGTTTGAACAGCTGGCAGGAGAG TTTGCATTCCCACTTAATGTAATGATGGCGAACCTGTGGCTTTTTGCTCCTATTATCAGTAG AGTACTAGAGCAGACTCCATCAAGCAATGCTATAGTGCGGACAACAACTGCAATAACCATCTTTAATGCTGGAGTAAAG TCAAATGTGATTCCTCGCATGGCAAGAGCTACTGTCAACTTCCGACTTCACCCAGGTCAAACAGTTGAGGAG GTGTTAGACATCGTGCGGAACACGATAAGTGATGAAAGAGTGGAAATTTCAGTTCTCAACTCATTTGACCCTCTACCTATTAGTCCTTATGATGAATCAAACTTTGGATACCAGACTTTGCAGCGAACAATTCATTCTGTCTTCTCAGCAGCTCCTGTTGCCCCAG GTGTATGCATTGGAAATACTGACAGCCGCCATTTTGTCAATCTAACTGACAGCATCTATCGCTTTAGCCCTTTCCAGTTGAAACCTGAAGATCTTAGCAG GATCCATGGGTTAAATGAGCGCATTTCTTTGGAGGCTTTAGAACGACTTACGCTCTTCTACTATCAGTTGATCCAGAATGCTGACTCTGATAAAGTTCCAGTTGCTCATCGAGCCACCCATGAGCTATAA